The DNA window CGCTTGATACAGCGGAATGCGGATGAGCGGGTCACCACCAATGGAGATTTGGAGAAAGAAGAACGAAGATACGAATACCGTTGTCGCAAGTGTTGAAAGCTTCACTTTATCGAGTTGATTCATCAGTACTCCCATCGCCTTAGCCCTAATAGTGTGATGAGGCGTCGGTACCCATCCACGAGCAATCGACCCGCCGTTGTAGTTTCAGCCATGCGGCGCAATCTAAACCGTAGGTTTCGAAAGACACAGTTGTAGAGAAAGGAGAACATTGGATTATCACCGTACTCAACACAGATACGGTGCACTTCTCCGAGCGTATCAGCATACTGATTGTTCGACTTCCCTTCTAGTCGCATTCGGGCCAAGCAAGTACCCTCAATATACCGAAACCGACACCCACGCTCGGCCATGTCTCTCAACCATTCATAATCCATTGCATACTCAATACGTGGGTTATATAAACGCTTCTCATACAGCGGCTTACGGACGAACACAGACGGATGGGGAATAGACGGCATTGCATATCTGAACGCGGACGCATCGATACCTTTCTGGGCCTTGCGGACATACTCAGTGTCGCCGGTTGCGTCTGTCATGTAGATATCCCCATAAAATACATCACTGTCCGGATCTTGACGAGATGCACGGGCAATACGTGCGATGGTTCTCGGCCGGTAGGCATCGCCAGCGTTGAGTAACCCCACTAGATCGCCACTCGTCCGTCGTATTCCCTTGTTAAACGCGTCGCTGATACCCTCGTCTGCTTCGCTAATCCATGTCGACAGTGCCGATTCATGAGCACGAATCACGTCAAGTGTGCCGTCTGTGGAACCACCGTCGACAACAATGTACTCGATGGGTTCATACGACTGGCTGACCACGCTTTGGATTGTTTCTTCTATGACATCTTGGGAGTTCCAACAGACAGTAACGACGCTTACTTTTGGTAATCCTTCACTAGTCGCGGCACTCATATTAAGTTACTAATATTTTACAAACTTAAACATCAAACTCTTCGTGGTAAGCCATTTTATCATTAAAGTTACTCACATATTCGATGTTTCCGGTGGGGATCTTCCTAGCCCTTCATGCGCATCACTGGTAGCTAGCTTTACCTGGCCCACTCCCTCCTTGAGCTAACGGATGAACCGGCGCCATACCCTCTCATCCTCGCTGAGGGCCACCTCAATCCCGAGAGTTTCCGCTGTCCATCTTCGCGTATGCCAGCCGACAGCTTGCGGTTGTGGGTCCCACGGCCTTCTGGCGTCGCACTTTAAGCTGTATCACAGCGAGTCTCAAGAACGGATACTCTTGCTCAAGGGGCGCTCGGTACACACCTAAACCTGCTCTCAAAATCCTTGCTCAAGCGAGAGACCGTCGGATTTGAGAATTATCCTCCGTAAAACTCAGTGGGGATTTCCTTGATTCGATTGGTGCTGACTCATTGGACCACCATCTTCACCTGCATTAGCAAAAGCGCCTTCTCGACCTCAAAAGTGATCCTCGTCGTTCTGCTTGGTTTTTGTTGATTAGTCTTAGAGTGTGTCTATGAATTTGGTGTGGGAGGGGGGACGAGCTGACGGACCAGCAATCGCAGCATATCTGCGTAGATAAACCCGACGACGCTCTCGACTCGATACTCGAAATCGCGGCAGAGCCCGACATTTCAGAAGCCAAGCAAAGGTCCGCTCCACGACCCAGCGGCGCGGGAAGACCTGAAAGGAACCGTCTCTGGCTTTTTTGACGACCTCGACGGTCCATCCCCCGTCTCCTCAGCCCACTCGGCGAAGGGCTCTCCGCCGTATCCGCCGTCGACCCATAGGTGGGAGAGAGCCGAGGAAGATCGGCCTTGCCCTGCGCAAAAAGCCGCTTTCCTCCCTCGCGGTATCCGACGTCAGCGGTCGTGACGACAACCTCGACGGGAAGGCCCTCCGTGTTGACCATCAAGTACCGCTTTTGGCCGACCAATCCCTTGGCTCCGTCGAACCCACGCTTTTCACTCGTTTCCGCCGTTCGGACCGACCGGCTGTCGAGAATCGCGGCGCTTGGAGTGTACCTTCGGCCTTGCACCTTACGCCAGCGCTGGTGGAGGGCGTCGTAGATCCGTTCGAGAGTGCCATCAAGACGCCACCGGCTGAAGTAGGCATGGACCGTATGCCAGTTCGGGGTAAAGTCGCCGGTCAGGTCTCGCCACTGACACCCGTTTTTCAACACGTAGAAGATCCCGTCGACGACCTCTCCCATGTCGGAGGTTCGCTGGTCGCCTCCCGAGCGGGCCGGTGGAATCAGCGGTTCGATCAACGCCCACTGCTTATCGGTAAGGTCCGAGGTGTAGGATTTGCGCATCGATTCAGAAAAGGAAAGGGTTCCAGAGCAAGGAAAGAAGCTTCCAGAACGCCAAATTTCGTAGACGGATTCTTAGAGACTGTTTTGATTTTTGAGCGGGTTGAGAATCGACGAGACAATTTCCCAGGGATTGGAGGTCCGTCCGTTGCTCAGTAGGCGCCCCGATGGATTGCAACGATCTGCAGTCGTCGCGCTCTGCTTGAACTGCCATCGTGTGAAACCAAAACAGTCTCTTAGTCCCAACTTGGCTGAACGCGATCTATTTTTCTATGCAACCGGATCAGTTACACAATTATCAGGGCACAACCCGGATACGACCCGGCTGCTCCTGCTCTCTAGCTACAACTGTACTCAAGATGCGCAAAATGTGCCGCAGCTTTCAACCTAAAGAAGGCGTCACAGCTCTTCATAAGCTACGTCCTGATAAACACGGTGCAGGCATTCCGCCGATCGCCTCCAGGAGAACTGTCTCCTACGCTTTTCACCGCGATCAATGAGAGTACGCCGGTACTCATCATCCTTGACGACTCTCTCAACAACAGTCTTCAATGCTTCCTCCTTGCCGGGTTCGAAATAGGCCGCTGCCTCTCCGGCAATCTCGGGAAAGCAACTCCGACGACTTACAACCACCGGACACCGGTTTCGGAACGCTTCCAAGATCGGCAACCCAAACCCTTCATACAAGGAGGGATAGGCCAACAGCGTCGCATTTCGGTAGTACGAGGTCATCTTCTCGTCGGATGGAGTATCGTGGTGTACCCGCGAATCCACACCTCTCTTCACGAAGGGACGGAGTTCACTGTCTGTGATCTCTTCTCCACCGAGACAGACGAGATGCAGTTCGGGCATTTCCTCCATGAGTGGGGCGAGGGCCTTAACAAGTTCACTGAAGTTCTTATAACCTTTCCGCTTTCCTACATATAGTACGTACTGATCCGGCGTATTGAGGGACTCGTCACCTTGAGTTTTTTTCTTCCCACCTCCGTGAGGAACGACATATATTTTTTCGGAATCACAATTGTATATATCTTGGAGGTCCTGCTTTGTGTTTTCCGAGACACAGACGATAGCGGTTGCCCGATCACACATTTCCTGCTTTCCCGAGTGTACAGCTTCAGGATTGTCAAACTCTTCTGGATAGAGCTCCGGAGTCATATCGTGTACGGTAACCACGAGCGGTATACCCGAACAGAGTTTCGCAAGGCAGACGTTGTAATGTGTTTGGTGATACACATCGACCCCCCCTCCCCAAACCCCCGACAAGAACATGGGAAAATTTAAGGAATTGAGCAGCCTACGGAGTCCTCGGAAGTAAACATCTATTGTAATACCACTGTAGCTGGTGCAATGTCGCAGGTAAGCATTTCGAGAAAACCTGAATGGAAGACAAACCTCTACCTTCCCTCCCCTCGCAAAGCGGCGGAAATGTTCGACGAAGCTACGCGATATTCCCCCGTAGCGCTGAGTCGTAAATGTATCGTAATCGTAGGCTACCCGAAGCGACATATCTACTGGTCTTCAGACCGAAACCACACAAGCACAGCATCACCGTATCCTTGCTGCACTCCTCGTAGGTCGAATCTACCCCCGTTCTCCCTCAAGCGATCCTGCAGCCATGTCTCATCTCGACCTTCATGCAACTCCACTACAAGATGACGGACCCGGTGGATCCATGGAGCACATTTAGAAAAAACCTCTCCTTCGCCTCCTTCGATGTCACACTTGAGAATGTCGATTGCCCCTTCCGGACGCTCCTCATCAAGAATCTCCGTAACCGGTCGCACAGGCACACGTTCGAGGATCTCTCTCGACTCCGAGGAAGGATCGGCACACTTTCGAAGCTCATTTGCGCCTCCAGCTCCCCCTGACGCCAGCGCCGCTTGTCCGGTCTCTGTCCCCACCAATGCGTGACAGATTGTAACCTGCCCAGACTCAATAAGGGGAGCGAGCGATTTCTCCGCCATACGTACATTCGGGGTATACGGCTCGACACCTGTGACTTGTGCCTGCGGCCATTCCCGTACGAAAAACCCGATGGAGAATCCGACGTTGGTGCCAAGATCAAGAATGTACTCCACGGGCTCCCGAACTGACGGCAAAAAGTCGGTGTATTCCCCCCCGTCCTGTACAAATATCTCTTGAAACGTGACGTAGTCACTCGTTCCCGGTCGACAGTAGAGTGGAAAGTCCAATCCACGGAGGTTAAGGGGAAGCGCCTCCTCAGGATGGCGACTTCCACCTGTACGCCCTGCCTTCCGCAAACGGAGAACGGTTTCAAACGAGCAGGGATGCTCAAGGATTTTGGCAGTCTGAATAACCTTACGAACCCATTGACGGATACTCATCTCGAAGCGTGAACATTGCCAGGAAACAAATCGATGCGCAAGGTGCGCATATCTTAAATTGACCCTCTCTTATTTACAAAGAATTTCAGTTACATACCTGCCAAATGAAACAAAATCGATTACTCCTCAGCTCTCTCCTACCTTTCGGTACCCTGACGAGATTCGGTAGTCGACCTTTTCCAATGCCCGATACTCATAGCTAGCCCATGATCACCTTTTCAATTCGGCAAAACGTTCCGCAAGTACTGATATGTTCTTGACATAATTTTGCGAATGGTGGTTTGGTCGTACAGCCAGCGCTGTGTATAGTCATCTGCGTCGGCATGGCGCACAATACATGGGGGATGTTCAAGCGGTTGCTTCAGCGTACTAATCGAGCGAGAAGTGTACCATCCAGCGTCCCGAGTGTGAGTAGCCTCTTCTCCATGGCCAATGTTGGAAACGAGGTTTTTCTCGGGAAGAATGTTGACTCCTCCATTCATCCAGATGCTGTACTGCCAAACATACGCCCAGCTATCAACCTCTCTTTGATATACACGATCGAATACGGAGCGCCAGTAGGACGCTGCTCTATCAGAGGCGAATAGTTGTTCA is part of the Salinibacter sp. 10B genome and encodes:
- a CDS encoding glycosyltransferase family 2 protein; translated protein: MSAATSEGLPKVSVVTVCWNSQDVIEETIQSVVSQSYEPIEYIVVDGGSTDGTLDVIRAHESALSTWISEADEGISDAFNKGIRRTSGDLVGLLNAGDAYRPRTIARIARASRQDPDSDVFYGDIYMTDATGDTEYVRKAQKGIDASAFRYAMPSIPHPSVFVRKPLYEKRLYNPRIEYAMDYEWLRDMAERGCRFRYIEGTCLARMRLEGKSNNQYADTLGEVHRICVEYGDNPMFSFLYNCVFRNLRFRLRRMAETTTAGRLLVDGYRRLITLLGLRRWEY
- a CDS encoding glycosyltransferase family 1 protein — encoded protein: MSLRVAYDYDTFTTQRYGGISRSFVEHFRRFARGGKVEVCLPFRFSRNAYLRHCTSYSGITIDVYFRGLRRLLNSLNFPMFLSGVWGGGVDVYHQTHYNVCLAKLCSGIPLVVTVHDMTPELYPEEFDNPEAVHSGKQEMCDRATAIVCVSENTKQDLQDIYNCDSEKIYVVPHGGGKKKTQGDESLNTPDQYVLYVGKRKGYKNFSELVKALAPLMEEMPELHLVCLGGEEITDSELRPFVKRGVDSRVHHDTPSDEKMTSYYRNATLLAYPSLYEGFGLPILEAFRNRCPVVVSRRSCFPEIAGEAAAYFEPGKEEALKTVVERVVKDDEYRRTLIDRGEKRRRQFSWRRSAECLHRVYQDVAYEEL